One window of Pectobacterium carotovorum genomic DNA carries:
- a CDS encoding TonB-dependent receptor, with product MRTLLALMPCVLIAPAYAQDDTTKKDEASGDEMVITASRSNIQQQKAPQVVTVITKEQIEQQMQVTSDSSQILSNLLPSFSPSRQKMSGSGETFRGRAALVMIDGIPQSNPLRPTGREMHTIDYSMVERIEVIHGANATNGMGAIGGVINIITRRPENGSFNQHVNVQTTIPTEKIRGETASYKTTYRVDGREDYLDYLFAIGYENQGLYLDGNNRPVGVDNTQGDTMDSRSYDLLAKVGYWLDDYQRIQLSVNRYHIKGENNYLSVDGIRAQGIPTTSVRGTPPGEAPNNSIWTTGLTYEHHDLAGMKLSALVFNQRYEALFGATLSDTFQDTAIAPMDTLYDQSRAISNKYGTKLALTKDDLLDDTLKVTVGFDTLYDKGKQDLYLTKRTYVPEMEYTNYSPFIQGEYQLLDDLVLHAGVRHESAKLKVDSFQALAANNGVFVEGGSLTFNETLYNVGAVYSVTNSLDVFASYSEGFGMPEVGRVLRDVKAPNVKLSNFNNLKPIVTDNVETGFRFKKDRFDFEASYYQSNSKLGDRVEQQGDTFVSKREKTRIQGIEVTAGYQINERHKVNASYAHSEGKYDSNSDGKLDKKLNGLNIAPDRFITSWSANWNDQWSSFVQANYAFGRSFDDAGLAFDGYLLMDAAVGYKLPYGRLNMAVANLLDKQYITYYSQAGLVNDTRYFSGRGRTVTLGYSIDF from the coding sequence ATGCGTACTTTACTCGCACTGATGCCATGCGTGCTGATTGCTCCGGCGTATGCACAGGATGACACGACCAAAAAGGATGAGGCGAGCGGCGATGAGATGGTAATTACCGCCTCACGCTCGAATATCCAGCAGCAGAAAGCGCCGCAGGTGGTCACCGTGATTACCAAAGAGCAAATTGAGCAACAGATGCAGGTCACTTCCGACTCGTCGCAAATTCTGAGCAATCTGCTGCCTTCGTTCTCCCCCAGCCGGCAGAAAATGAGCGGCAGCGGTGAAACCTTCCGCGGTCGTGCGGCGCTGGTGATGATCGACGGCATTCCGCAATCCAACCCGTTGCGTCCGACCGGGCGTGAAATGCACACGATAGACTACTCGATGGTCGAGCGTATTGAAGTCATCCACGGTGCCAACGCGACCAACGGCATGGGCGCGATTGGCGGGGTGATTAATATCATCACTCGTCGACCGGAAAACGGCTCATTTAACCAGCACGTCAATGTACAAACCACGATCCCGACGGAGAAAATTCGCGGTGAGACCGCCAGCTATAAAACGACTTATCGGGTCGACGGACGTGAAGATTATCTCGATTACCTGTTCGCGATTGGCTATGAGAATCAGGGATTGTATCTGGACGGCAACAACCGACCTGTCGGCGTGGATAATACGCAGGGCGATACCATGGACTCTCGCTCTTACGACCTGTTAGCGAAAGTTGGGTACTGGCTGGATGACTATCAGCGCATTCAACTGAGCGTGAACCGTTACCACATCAAAGGCGAAAATAACTACCTCAGCGTAGATGGTATTCGTGCACAAGGCATTCCGACAACGTCGGTACGCGGCACACCGCCGGGTGAAGCACCGAATAACAGTATCTGGACGACGGGATTAACCTACGAACACCACGATCTGGCTGGGATGAAACTGTCTGCGCTGGTGTTTAATCAACGCTATGAGGCGCTGTTTGGTGCAACCCTGTCGGATACTTTTCAGGATACGGCCATTGCGCCAATGGATACGCTTTACGATCAGTCGCGCGCGATTTCCAATAAGTACGGTACCAAGCTGGCGCTGACCAAAGATGACCTGCTGGATGATACGCTGAAAGTCACGGTGGGTTTCGATACGCTGTACGATAAGGGTAAGCAGGATCTTTACCTGACCAAGCGTACCTATGTGCCAGAGATGGAGTACACCAACTATTCACCGTTTATTCAGGGTGAATATCAACTGCTGGATGATTTAGTTCTACATGCTGGTGTACGTCATGAGAGCGCTAAACTTAAAGTGGACAGTTTTCAGGCTCTGGCTGCGAATAACGGCGTATTCGTTGAGGGTGGGTCACTAACGTTCAATGAAACATTGTATAACGTTGGTGCAGTTTACTCAGTGACGAACTCACTGGACGTATTTGCCAGCTATTCAGAAGGCTTTGGGATGCCGGAAGTGGGGCGCGTGCTGAGAGACGTGAAAGCGCCTAACGTGAAGCTTAGTAATTTTAATAATCTGAAGCCGATTGTCACAGACAACGTAGAAACGGGATTCCGCTTTAAGAAGGATCGCTTTGATTTTGAAGCCAGCTATTACCAGTCCAACAGCAAACTGGGCGATCGTGTAGAGCAGCAAGGCGATACCTTTGTCTCTAAGCGTGAGAAAACGCGTATTCAAGGTATTGAAGTGACAGCCGGTTACCAAATTAACGAGCGGCACAAAGTCAATGCTTCCTACGCACACAGCGAAGGGAAGTATGACAGCAACAGCGATGGCAAGCTGGATAAGAAACTCAATGGTTTGAATATCGCACCGGATCGTTTCATCACCAGCTGGTCGGCGAACTGGAATGATCAATGGAGTTCGTTCGTGCAGGCAAATTATGCCTTTGGCCGCAGCTTTGACGATGCAGGGTTAGCGTTTGACGGCTACCTGCTGATGGATGCTGCGGTGGGCTACAAACTGCCGTATGGTCGTCTCAATATGGCGGTGGCTAACCTGCTGGATAAGCAGTACATCACCTACTATTCGCAGGCGGGGCTTGTTAACGATACGCGCTATTTCTCTGGGCGTGGACGCACGGTGACGCTGGGTTATTCGATTGATTTCTAA
- the hlyD gene encoding secretion protein HlyD, with translation MNKRKLAFAALVLILLGVGYGFYHHQKQQEKPLTLYGNIDIRTVNLAFRVGGRVAELNVDEGDAVQAGQPLATLDAAPYLNAQNQAQANLASAQAQLQLAQEGYRQEEIAQVRSQVVQSQAAYDYANSFYQRQQGLWDKRAISANMLDDARTTRNQALATLQAAKDKLSQFESGNRPQEIAAAQAAVAQAEAGLAQAELNKQDTELLAPSPGVILTRAAEKGSMLASGSTVFTLSLTRPVWVRAYVSEKDLGRVVPGSQMLIYTDGRPNQPYRGKVGFVSPSAEFTPKSVETEDLRTDLVYRLRIIVTDPDDGLRQGMPVTLRFEDAHIGDTNRANEPVRHD, from the coding sequence ATGAACAAGAGAAAACTGGCGTTCGCCGCCCTCGTCCTTATCCTGCTCGGCGTGGGTTACGGCTTTTATCACCATCAGAAGCAGCAGGAAAAACCGCTCACGCTCTACGGCAATATCGATATCCGCACCGTCAATCTGGCCTTTCGCGTCGGCGGCAGAGTGGCAGAGTTGAACGTAGATGAAGGCGATGCCGTGCAGGCTGGCCAACCGCTGGCAACGCTCGATGCCGCGCCTTACCTGAATGCACAAAATCAGGCACAGGCGAACCTCGCCAGCGCGCAAGCACAGCTTCAGCTTGCGCAGGAAGGCTACCGGCAGGAAGAGATCGCGCAGGTGCGATCTCAGGTTGTCCAGAGTCAGGCGGCCTATGATTACGCCAACAGCTTCTACCAGCGTCAGCAAGGGCTGTGGGACAAACGCGCCATTTCCGCCAACATGCTGGACGATGCCAGAACGACGCGCAATCAAGCGCTTGCGACGCTACAGGCGGCGAAAGACAAGCTGAGCCAGTTCGAAAGCGGTAACCGACCGCAGGAAATTGCCGCTGCGCAGGCAGCGGTGGCACAGGCCGAAGCCGGACTGGCTCAGGCGGAACTGAATAAGCAGGATACCGAACTGCTTGCGCCCTCTCCCGGCGTGATCCTCACTCGCGCCGCCGAAAAAGGCAGTATGCTGGCATCGGGCAGCACAGTTTTCACCCTCTCCCTCACTCGCCCGGTTTGGGTTCGCGCCTACGTGAGCGAGAAAGATCTCGGCCGCGTCGTGCCCGGTAGTCAAATGCTGATTTACACCGATGGCCGCCCCAACCAGCCCTATCGCGGTAAAGTCGGTTTTGTCTCACCCAGCGCCGAATTCACGCCGAAAAGCGTCGAAACGGAAGATCTCCGCACCGATCTCGTTTACCGACTGCGCATTATCGTTACCGATCCCGATGATGGATTACGGCAAGGGATGCCAGTCACGCTGCGTTTTGAGGATGCGCACATAGGAGATACCAATCGCGCCAACGAGCCCGTTCGTCATGACTAA
- a CDS encoding ABC transporter substrate-binding protein gives MISKLNRFNSVLNSATRPRFALAVLLSFLLVTLAQASESPRQIRHALGVTTVTGTPLRIVTLFQGATDSAVALGIKPIGVVESWTEKPIYRYLRPALQGITLVGLETQPSLETIALLKPDLIVASTFRHEKIYGLLSQIAPTIALDRVSEFKETVQMMGVALNREDKANEILSHWDRRVDSLRDRLKARFGERWPLSVSILEFREDHLRTYLPASFAGSVLSEIGFVWSRPESYTTGVMQKLTSKESIPVVDADLFFVLLRSDKPAVAQNYRDWQAHPLWQRLHAPQQQQVYPVDNVAWSLSGGILGANNMLDDIESQFAGNMDPAGKKTDITKESQTR, from the coding sequence TTGATTTCTAAGCTTAACCGATTTAATTCCGTCCTCAATTCAGCAACACGACCGCGTTTTGCGCTGGCCGTGTTGTTGTCTTTTCTGCTGGTGACGTTGGCGCAGGCATCTGAGTCGCCGCGTCAGATTCGGCACGCGCTGGGCGTGACTACGGTAACAGGGACACCGCTGCGTATCGTGACGCTGTTTCAGGGCGCGACGGACTCTGCCGTCGCGCTGGGAATCAAGCCGATTGGCGTGGTGGAATCGTGGACGGAAAAGCCGATTTATCGCTACCTTCGCCCCGCCTTGCAGGGCATAACACTGGTCGGGCTGGAAACGCAGCCCAGCCTCGAAACCATCGCGCTACTCAAACCTGACCTCATCGTGGCGTCTACGTTTCGGCATGAGAAAATCTACGGCCTGCTGTCGCAGATCGCGCCGACGATTGCGTTGGACAGGGTGTCTGAATTTAAAGAAACGGTGCAGATGATGGGGGTAGCGCTGAATCGGGAAGATAAGGCGAACGAGATTTTATCCCATTGGGATCGGCGCGTGGATTCTCTGCGCGACAGGCTGAAAGCCCGGTTTGGCGAACGCTGGCCGCTCAGCGTGTCTATTCTTGAATTCCGTGAAGATCACCTGCGTACCTATCTGCCCGCCAGCTTTGCCGGATCGGTGCTGTCGGAAATCGGTTTTGTCTGGTCGCGGCCGGAAAGCTATACGACGGGTGTGATGCAAAAGCTCACGAGCAAAGAGAGCATTCCAGTGGTGGATGCCGATTTGTTCTTTGTTTTGCTGCGGTCAGACAAGCCCGCGGTAGCGCAGAACTATCGCGACTGGCAGGCTCATCCGCTCTGGCAGCGACTGCATGCGCCTCAGCAGCAACAGGTTTATCCGGTGGATAACGTGGCCTGGAGCCTGTCTGGCGGTATTTTGGGCGCGAATAATATGCTGGATGATATCGAAAGTCAGTTCGCCGGTAACATGGATCCTGCTGGCAAAAAAACCGATATCACCAAGGAGAGTCAGACGCGATGA